The region GCACCGAAATACTATCGTACACATAAGGCTTACCTGTTGTTACGTGGTAGTTTGCTTTTATTTTTTTTGGATGTAAGCTATCTAATGTATAACTTACTTTTGTGTTGAAATATCCTTGATTAAAATAATAATTTTTTAAACGAATAAGTGATTTTTTAGTGCGTTCGTTATTATAAAGCACAGGTGCTTCGCCTAAATCTTTTAAAGTTCTACTTAAACCTGATACAAAAAACGATGTTCCCAAGCGATCTACTTGTTTAGCCGATAGTAAATTAGTTAAAAAACGTTCGCTTTTGCGGTGTTTGTCTAACCACGCTTGGTAGCTAGAGTCGGGATTTACCTTTGCAGCATTATACATTTGCAAACGCAAGCGATACCCTAACACATTGCTGTTTGGTTGCTGATACAGTAAATTAGTAATGTTTTCGTTGGTTTCTTTTTTATTATTTATAATAATTTCGTTTTCTAAAAGCAGGCGTTCATTACTAGGCACACGCTTTGTAACCGAACAAGCTAAAAAAAAGCTGGTTATTATAGCAATAAGTACTATTTTTGATAAATTATTTTTCAAGTTAAATCTATTTCAATAGGTAAAATTACAATTTTTTACGAATGCTTACTAAGAACCAAATCAAATATATAACACAATTCAAACAAAAAAAGTTTCGCGATACCCATCAGGTTTTTGTTGCCGAAGGTTTTAAAGTGATTCATGAATTGCTACAAGCTAACATTTCTGTAGTGCAAATTTACACTACAAAGCAATTGCAATTTAATGTTTTAAAAGAATTTGTTACTGAAATTACCGATTCTGAATTAAAAAAAATATCATTTTTAACAACACCTAACGAATGTTTAGCCGTTTTTAAAATGAAAACAGTGCAACCACCAGCTAAAAATTCTTTAAAAGTAGCTTTAAGCGATGTACGCGACCCAGGTAATTTAGGAACCATTATACGTTTATGCGATTGGTTTGGTGTTACCGATTTAATTTGTAGCAACGATACGGTTGATGTGTACAACCCCAAAGTGGTACAAGCAACCATGGGTTCGTTAACGCGTGTTAATGTATTTTATACCAATTTAGCTGATTATTTAAAGAATACAAACGAACCTGTTTTTGGTACGTTTATGAA is a window of Myroides sp. JBRI-B21084 DNA encoding:
- a CDS encoding TrmH family RNA methyltransferase produces the protein MLTKNQIKYITQFKQKKFRDTHQVFVAEGFKVIHELLQANISVVQIYTTKQLQFNVLKEFVTEITDSELKKISFLTTPNECLAVFKMKTVQPPAKNSLKVALSDVRDPGNLGTIIRLCDWFGVTDLICSNDTVDVYNPKVVQATMGSLTRVNVFYTNLADYLKNTNEPVFGTFMNGDNIYKTNLPNNGIIVMGNEANGILPEIETLVTQRISIPRFGNLQQTESLNVATATAVILSEFKRNE